The proteins below come from a single Aegilops tauschii subsp. strangulata cultivar AL8/78 chromosome 6, Aet v6.0, whole genome shotgun sequence genomic window:
- the LOC109766341 gene encoding uncharacterized protein, giving the protein MGKDIVDFALPSIDDAFDPTEGEAREVIEETTVEFDMDDTKLVSSLNLEQRAAYDEILTAVERGDGGVFFVDGPGGTGKTFLYRAMLAKVRSQGKIGIATAMSGVAASIMPGGRTAHSRFKIPLSCDDGASCSFTKQSGTAKLLRMASLIIWGEASMTKRQAVEALDNSMRDIMGIRDRPFGGKTVVFGGDFRQVLPVVRRGSRGQIIDATLRSSHLWKCMRQLRLITNMRAHNDTWFADYLLRVGNGTEDVDDQGNILLPEDICLPSTGEVDDLEKLIDHVFPSLDDNMSDSNYMTSRAILSTTNDNVDKINIRMIDRFHGDEVIYHSFDIAEDDSYGYYAQEFLNGLTPNGLPPHALKLKLNCPVILLRNIDPANGLCNGTRLVVRGFERNTIDAEIVIGQHAGRRVFLPRIPLCPSENDMFPFKFKRKQFPIRLSFAMTINKAQGQTIPIVGVYLPNPVFSHGQLYVALSRATAKRNIKILIQKEKPKEKANKLKDNPKKRKRPTVSLLTSMKNIVYKEVLTG; this is encoded by the coding sequence ATGGGTAAAGATATTGTTGATTTCGCTCTTCCGAGCATAGATGATGCGTTTGACCCAACCGAGGGCGAGGCAAGAGAGGTCATCGAGGAAACAACCGTTGAGTTTGACATGGATGACACTAAGTTGGTATCTTCACTGAACTTGGAACAAAGGGCCGCTTACGACGAGATACTAACGGCTGTTGAACGCGGTGATGGGGGTGTATTCTTTGTTGATGGCCCTGGAGGTACAGGGAAGACCTTCCTATACAGGGCGATGCTTGCCAAGGTGAGGAGCCAAGGCAAGATTGGTATCGCTACCGCGATGTCGGGCGTCGCCGCTTCTATCATGCCTGGCGGCAGGACTGCCCACTCGAGGTTCAAGATCCCATTGAGTTGCGATGATGGAGCCTCGTGCAGCTTCACCAAGCAGAGTGGGACCGCCAAGCTCCTAAGGATGGCCTCATTGATAATATGGGGCGAGGCCAGCATGACGAAGCGACAAGCGGTAGAGGCATTGGACAACAGCATGCGCGACATCATGGGAATACGTGACCGACCCTTTGGAGGAAAGACTGTTGTTTTTGGTGGGGACTTTCGGCAGGTGCTTCCGGTCGTCAGAAGGGGGTCGCGGGGCCAGATAATTGATGCAACCCTCCGAAGTTCTCATCTGTGGAAGTGTATGCGGCAGCTTCGGCTCATCACCAACATGAGGGCTCATAATGACACGTGGTTTGCAGATTACTTGCTAAGGGTCGGCAATGGCACTGAGGATGTGGACGATCAAGGCAACATACTACTCCCTGAAGATATTTGTCTGCCGTCTACAGGCGAGGTTGACGACCTGGAGAAACTTATTGACCACGTGTTTCCGAGTCTAGATGACAACATGTCTGATTCCAATTACATGACATCTCGAGCAATCCTTTCCACGACAAACGACAATGTCGACAAGATAAACATCCGCATGATAGACCGTTTTCATGGAGATGAAGTAATCTACCATAGCTTTGACATTGCAGAGGACGACTCATATGGCTACTACGCTCAGGAGTTTCTTAATGGATTGACTCCTAATGGTCTTCCTCCGCATGCACTCAAGCTAAAGTTGAACTGCCCTGTCATACTTCTAAGGAACATTGATCCAGCTAATGGACTGTGTAACGGCACTAGGCTTGTTGTAAGAGGTTTTGAGAGGAACACCATTGATGCAGAAATCGTGATTGGTCAACACGCTGGCAGGAGGGTCTTCCTTCCTCGAATACCTCTCTGCCCATCTGAAAACGACATGTTTCCGTTCAAGTTTAAGAGAAAGCAATTTCCTATAAGGCTTAGCTTTGCTATGACCATTAACAAGGCTCAAGGGCAGACCATACCGATAGTTGGTGTCTACCTACCCAATCCCGTGTTCTCTCATGGTCAGCTCTATGTTGCTTTGTCTCGAGCCACCGCGAAGAGAAACATAAAGATACTCATTCAGAAGGAGAAGCCGAAGGAGAAGGCCAACAAGCTAAAGGACAATCCAAAGAAGCGAAAAAGACCGACTGTGTCCTTACTGACCTCGATGAAGAACATCGTCTACAAGGAAGTCCTTACAGGCTGA
- the LOC109766342 gene encoding uncharacterized protein, translated as MSSSFRMGELGWHPKLPKRNVPLEVVLNPQLVHDDDEDAEGNSRLCVSVRDYYCYMLQTRPAIFNPILCGARLLQQWAVDMYVKIESCRLRWYRKNQTQIRADLYKGVVDAITSGETRASIVGVRIVLPGTYPGGDRDMKKRHMDAMAIVHTYGKPDIFLTMTCNPKWEEITNELLPGQTPQDRPDIVARVFFGKLEAMKDMLFKKHILGVVVAYVYVVEFQKGGLPHAHFLLIMDSTYKLIVPEQYDRLISAELPDNHKYPELYAMVVKHMMHGPCGALNPKNVCMQENGCKCRYPRSFNDNTAQGKDSYPVYRRRDDGRRAKVRGKMLDNRWVVPYNPYLLRMFNCHINVEVCSSIKVVKYLYKYIYKGHDKASFSIDQPDADEKNKFWKPRVEHFQIGRIVSANPAEGDRYYLRVLLNHVTGKTSFDDLLTVDGVLCGSFREAAERLGLIEADNTLDDCLTEAEQWAMPCSLRRLFATILVHCEPGNVRGLWDRHLEPMSDDYRRSRTSPDEVEQMVLLDIRGML; from the exons ATGTCGTCGAGCTTCAGGAT GGGAGAACTAGGTTGGCATCCGAAGCTACCTAAACGTAATGTTCCTTTGGAGGTTGTACTAAATCCTCAACTGGTccatgatgatgatgaggatgcaG AGGGCAACAGCAGGTTGTGCGTCTCTGTCAGAGACTACTACTGTTACATGCTGCAGACACGGCCTGCGATCTTTAATCCCATACTCTGTGGAGCACGCCTCTTGCAGCAATGGGCCGTCGACATGTATGTCAAGATTGAAAGTTGTCGATTAAGGTGGTACAGGAAGAACCAGACACAGATTCGTGCCGACTTGTATAAAGGAGTTGTTGATGCGATCACATCGGGGGAGACACGAGCAAGCATTGTTGGGGTAAGAATAGTTCTCCCTGGAACATACCCTGGTGGCGACCGCGACATGAAGAAGAGGCATATGGATGCCATGGCTATTGTACATACATATGGGAAGCCTGACATCTTCTTGACCATGACTTGCAATCCAAAATGGGAAGAGATAACGAATGAGTTGCTGCCTGGTCAGACGCCGCAAGACCGACCTGATATTGTGGCCCGCGTGTTCTTTGGCAAACTAGAGGCCATGAAGGACATGTTGTTCAAGAAGCACATCCTGGGTGTTGTCGTCGCATATGTATATGTTGTCGAGTTTCAAAAAGGGGGCCTCCCACACGCACATTTTCTGTTGATCATGGACTCAACATATAAGCTTATCGTCCCCGAGCAGTATGACCGACTCATTTCCGCAGAGCTCCCAGACAATCATAAGTATCCGGAATTGTATGCAATGGTGGTAAAACATATGATGCACGGACCATGCGGTGCTCTAAACCCGAAGAATGTTTGCATGCAAGAAAACGGATGCAAGTGCAGATACCCGCGGTCGTTCAATGATAACACAGCACAGGGGAAGGACTCGTACCCAGTTTATCGACGTAGAGACGATGGTAGGCGTGCTAAGGTCCGAGGGAAGATGTTGGACAACAGATGGGTTGTGCCTTATAACCCATACCTTCTGCGGATGTTCAATTGCCACATCAACGTTGAGGTTTGCTCGAGCATAAAGGTCGTCAAATATCTTTACAAGTACATTTACAAGGGCCATGATAAGGCTTCTTTCAGCATCGACCAGCCCGACGCCGATG AAAAAAATAAGTTTTGGAAGCCGCGGGTCGAGCATTTTCAAATAGGTCGCATCGTGTCTGCCAATCCTGCCGAGGGGGACCGATACTATCTGCGTGTGTTGCTAAACCATGTTACGGGCAAAACATCCTTTGACGACTTGCTCACCGTGGACGGCGTGCTATGTGGGAGCTTTAGAGAGGCTGCTGAAAGGTTGGGACTCATCGAGGCAGACAACACGCTCGACGACTGTCTTACTGAGGCTGAGCAGTGGGCGATGCCATGTTCTCTTAGGAGGCTCTTCGCAACCATCTTGGTGCACTGCGAGCCAGGCAACGTGCGTGGTTTATGGGATAGGCACCTCGAGCCTATGTCAGATGACTATCGTCGATCACGCACGTCCCCTGACGAGGTGGAGCAGATGGTGTTGCTAGACATTAGGGGTATGTTGTAG